Below is a window of Cyprinus carpio isolate SPL01 unplaced genomic scaffold, ASM1834038v1 S000006753, whole genome shotgun sequence DNA.
NNNNNNNNNNNNNNNNNNNNNNNNNNNNNNNNNNNNNNNNNNNNNNNNNNNNNNNNNNNNNNNNNNNNNNNNNNNNNNNNNNNNNNNNNNNNNNNNNNNNNNNNNNNNNNNNNNNNNNNNNNNNNNNNNNNNNNNNNNNNNNNNNNNNNNNNNNNNNNNNNNNNNNNNNNNNNNNNNNNNNNNNNNNNNNNNNNNNNNNNNNNNNNNNNNNNNNNNNNNNNNNNNNNNNNNNNNNNNNNNNNNNNNNNNNNNNNNNNNNNNNNNNNNNNNNNNNNNNNNNNNNNNNNNNNNNNNNNNNNNNNNNNNNNNNNNNNNNNNNNNNNNNNNNNNNNNNNNNNNNNNNNNNNNNNNNNNNNNNNNNNNNNNNNNNNNNNNNNNTGAATTTATTCTTTGTCATTGACATTTCTATTGGTTTTATATTCTAGTTCTGATATtgaaataattatcattttaaataaatgtaagggAAATTTTTACAGATCTAAGACACAGGATCAGGATTGACTTTGAACAGAACTGGATGAATGTAAACTGACCATTGCTAtccctttttcttttctgtaggcTAAACATGTTCTCCAAGGGCACCAAGCGTAAGTTTTCTGATGGTGATGAAGAGATATCCGACGAAAGCCTGGTGGGTGCCAGGGTGGCATCTTCATACAGCTTGCAACGGCAGTCACTGCTGGACATGTCCCTCATTAAGCTGCAGTTATGCCACATGTTGGTGGAGCCCAACCTCTGCCGCTCGGTTCTCATTGCCAACACGGTCAGGCAGATTCAGGAGGAGATGACCCATGATGGTAGCTGGCATATGGTCGCTGAAGCCTTCTGCAGTGCAGGCCAAAGTCCCTCTGAGCGCTTGGTGGCCACTGAGGTCCTTTGCAGATCACGAGAGCAGGATGCAGAACCTAAGCTCTTCTCTGTCATCAGCTATGAAGGTTGCCGTGAAGAAGAGGTGGTAGCTGATGAGACACTGTGCTCCGTTTCAGTTAGCGATACAGTCTCCAATGTGTGCCTGGCAGGGCGTATAGGCCAGTGCTGGGAGAAGAGTGAGCTCAGTGGTGTAGAGAGGGATGAAGAGGCCCTTGAAGACTCTAGACTTGGTTCAGGAGAAGATGAGGAGATAGACACCAAGGACAGGGCTTCCACAGAGAGTCCAAAGACCATTGGGCAAGTTTTTggtacatttgaaataaaaaatggttcCCCGGGTCCAGACTCTGCTCTTGAGGAGCTGTTCTCAGATGTGGACACCTCCTACTATGATCTGGACACCATGCTGACCGGCATGCAGAGCGCACCCAAGATGGGTCCTTATGACATCCTTGACAGCTTAGCACCTTCACATAGTTCCCCTTCAATAGTGTCCACCCCGAACTGTCGTTCTGATCTCAATGAACTGGATCACATAATGGAAATCATTGTGGGTTCTTAGGCTCGACCTTATTCAGAGACTTACACGCTTGTCTTAATGTTACTGGCTTTTTCTGTTTCCTTATGGAAAGCAAGTAAAGTCTATAGAAGTCCTTTCAGGGAAAAGAGTTTGATAATGAAGGATGGCCTTGATTTTATGAGCTGACCATAGTCATCTTATTTGCATACCCTtgcatgttttaatgattttttctgtattttgtctgtctgcatgctgttttttttttttttgtttttttaaatttatttgttatacTCTATGATTAATTTTCTATTTATGAGCAGAAATCACATGCATACAAAGCTGTAAAGCTTCTGGATATTTTCTATAAGGAGACAAAAGGATTGTCTAATGTGTATAAATTCaggcatttttttataaatagattcTTCAGAGGCGTTACTGTACATTATGTACATGTTCTACAAACTGATTTTAACTGAAGAGATTAGATTCTATGTGTGCAGCAACTCAAGTTTTCCCATTTTATCAAAATCCATAAACTGAAGGAACTTAATTCAGTACTACAATATACAAAGGATACCAAGTATACAGTGATGCATGTTTTTCACATTATGTGTGCTCATTTTGCACAAAGTGTTTTTTCCTCTCAAGGTTTGATTGCAGTTGGCTGCATCAAATCAGCTCAGCCTGTATGAGTTTTGTTTGCTGTTAGACAtcaaagttattatattttgtcttatCAACAAATGAAGTATAATAGAGGGCCAACTTCGTTTTATATTgtgacttaatttatttaatttatttactgcaAACGGTGAGTGTTGGCTGTGTGGTCAAGCTCAGGGGTGGCTTTTTAACTCAGAGAGGACTTAATAGGCCTGATTCACAAATGCTGCCTTTTGCTCATTGTAAATCGTTCACAGAATTAGTGCTTTAAGTTGTTTTTGCATCAATTATTGgttaaagtattgatttttaaatagagtgaactgtttttaatgttagtAGAATGCTCAAGTATATCTGTCTATTAGTCCCTCTAGACCCCCTCATAATGAAGGCATTGAGTCTAGGTCTATGCATTGAGTGTCATAACTTGCACTATACGCATGAAgagtgtttaaaatgcattttagtacagtattctttttttcatgcTTGAGAATCAGTCTACAAGAGACAGTTTATTTTgctcaacatttatttttattattgttgtacccccagttattacatatatattatttggttTTGCTATCTAAAGTAAGTTTTTGCATAAACTATGTTTGTACAGTGTATAGGATTATTACACTTtgataattgttttaatacaCTGTTGTCTCACGCTTAAATTCTAAAGAGGATGTTGTTATTGTATGATCTTAAGCTAGTAGAGTATAAACCTTTTATATGAGCACTgtagctttttaatgttttttttaataaaaggtaCAACTATAAAGAAACAATTTGTGTATTATTTCTCCTGGGAAATCAGCTATTAAGGAGTTCAGCTGTCAGCAAACATTCATCATTGCTTATAAATGAGCATTGAGAATATTTGTTGAATGAGAAATGTGAATGAAGTGTGACATTTGAAGAGGCAGAAGATGGCAGTAACTGAGTTATGTATAAAGTAAAGACATGTTTTTTGATTTCGACTTGTTTTTCTGAATTGGTTTGAAGATATCATGTTGGGTTGTTCACCATGTAATGGGAATTGATACAGCAagaaaatataatgattattaataatccACGGGGGAAAAAGCATGTATATTAATAGGCGCAAAACTTCAAATATTACCATGAAACAAACGTACAGTTGTACCTAAAATCAACGTCAAGGTTTTATTCTCCTGGCGAGATTCTCGCAAGTGACGTCAGCGGAGTGTGACTCAAATGAACGTCAGTGTTTAAATCCCTCTGCTCGCGCGAATGTTATTAAGATTGTATGTGTCAGAAAATGTTGTATTATCAACCCACATGGTTGTGAGGAGGTTTAGCCTGCATATGGACTCGACTAAAAATCacctttgcaaagaaaaaatttatagaaattctacagtaaatatatcttaaaatagacATGGGGACAGAAGCTTTAAAGGGTGGGAAAACCCTGGAAATGTGCCATTTACAATTGAGTTTTTACACTTGCCATAGTCCGGTGGCCGGTGCTCCAACCCGGTCCGCGTTTTCAGTCTGTGGGCATGTTAAGAGGACGACAGATAGTGACAGATTAGAGAGGCGAGGGGACAGAACACGCGGTCCGCAATCAGGGGCAGTTACTAGGCGGGTCTGAGATCGCGTTCGACCAATCACAGCCGTCCACCTGACGACCGTCAATCAGATGAGTTATTTTCCGTTTGATTTAGAGTAGAAGAGAGTTCTTTCTCGCTGCCCGGCGTAGAGGACGCGATCGGTCGCGTAGTTTTGCCAAAATAAGTTCAGACTTTGGACCAGAAGCTCAAAGCGAAGTTCAGCGACCGCCCGATTTAAACAACCgtgcatactatttttttttttgtttgatcaaTTCAAGAGAAATGTAGCGGTCAATTCGAGGATCCTGGGTAAATTAATTTCGTAGTTCCATGGGAGGCACAGGGCTCGCACTTTACCAAGTAACGTACCGAACTAGCTAGCTGGCTAATTCAGTGGGGCATCACCGCGGAGGCTAGCGGTGAGCGTTCACGTACTTGCGAGATAGTCGTGGTTGTAATAAACGCTAAACAACGAAAGCAAACTGGTTGAGCCAAACATAATGGTATGGGTCAAAGGGACATCCTCACAGCGTCCGAGGCGTccatgaaaaggaaaaaaaacggAATTCCCACTGTCTCATGTGTCGACTCTGGATGTGGAGTCCTCTGTTGT
It encodes the following:
- the LOC122144737 gene encoding cell division cycle-associated protein 4-like, producing the protein MFSKGTKRKFSDGDEEISDESLVGARVASSYSLQRQSLLDMSLIKLQLCHMLVEPNLCRSVLIANTVRQIQEEMTHDGSWHMVAEAFCSAGQSPSERLVATEVLCRSREQDAEPKLFSVISYEGCREEEVVADETLCSVSVSDTVSNVCLAGRIGQCWEKSELSGVERDEEALEDSRLGSGEDEEIDTKDRASTESPKTIGQVFGTFEIKNGSPGPDSALEELFSDVDTSYYDLDTMLTGMQSAPKMGPYDILDSLAPSHSSPSIVSTPNCRSDLNELDHIMEIIVGS